The genomic window agggagggtgtGGGTGacacctgggcagggctggcagcacccGGGGTGCCGGGCAGAGGCCGAGCAGcccccctggcacagggaagggacatggggacatcccGGGGTCTCCTTGGGCTCCCTCCGagctccccccctgcccttgCTGCGTTTTCCTCGGCGTTGCCAAGACATGGCTGGAGGCTCTGGAGGCTCCTTGCTCCTGCTCGGCTGGCTGGAGCCTCGGGAATGTCACAGAGTGGGGACCGAGGAGGTCCCGGGAATGTCACGGGGGAGGGACCGAGGAGGTCACGGGGGAAGGACAGAAGAGGTCCCGGGAATGTCACGGGGGAAGGACCGAGGAGGTCCCGGGAATGTCACAGAGGAGGGACTGAGGAGGTCCCGGGAATGTCACGGGGGAAGGACCGAGGAGGTCACGGGGGAAGGACCAAGGAGGTCCCGGGAATGTCACAGAGCAGGGACCGAGGAGGTCCCGGGAATGTCACGGAGGAGGGACCGAGGAGGTCCCAGGAATGTCACGGGGGAAGGACCGAGGAGGTCCCGGGAATGTCACGGGGGAAGGACAGAGGAGGTCCCGGGAATGTCACGGAGGAGGGACCGAGGAGGTCCCGGGAATGTCACGGGGGAAGGACCGAGGAAATCCCGGGAATGTCACGGGGGAAGGACCGAGGAAATCCCGGGAATGTCACGGGGGAGCAGCCCGAGGTCGCTGcgcctcccccagcccagccgggCAGCGCTGCGAGGGGAGGGGAGGCTCCAGGGCAGCAGCGGCGAGGTGAGAAGGAGAATTTCTCCTCCTCAGGGAGGGACGGCAGCGAAGGGAGCACAAAAAGGCCGCTCTGACCACATCTGGCAGCGGGAACTGCCCGGGCAGATGTGCGACAGCAGCGAAGGATGCAGGCTCGGGAGCAGGGCCGtgccctggaggagctgctgggtaAAAGGAGCTCGCTCATGCCCTGCAGTTAACTCTTGCCAGCCCAAAGCAGCTCCCGAGCAGCCGCAGGACCGTGCCCGGGGAGGGTTAATCCtgccgcgcccgccccgcagGGTTTTGTGCCGCGGCCAGGCTGCCTGGTGCCATATGGAATCCTCCACctgttttggggcttttcctgcCCGCTCCTGGTGCCGTGCCCGGGCCTGGCCGCCTTTCCTCGCCTCCCAGCGCGGGTTGGCAGCGCCAGCCCCGAGCTGGCACCgtcccctggcagcagagcagggaggggctCCTGGGCAGGGCAACTCCTGCCAAGGTGGCCTCAGCCCAAAGCCGTGGGGCTGGAGCCACGCTGGGCCCGTGGAGGCTCTGGCAGCTGGAAGTTCTCCCCAGCAGTTTTCCTTCTTGGAAGTGTGAGAAGCGCTACTCTTTTTCAGAAGATTTAAAAAGGTTTATTAGaaccttatcaaaaatacagcagaatGAATAGAGGAAATATTGCGGCGCCGGcagcagaggatttttttcccaccatgtgCTCGCCCACACAACGgaggttttgccttttaacCCTTTGGCCCCTCCCAAAGCTGTgacctctccaaccacactggtcaaaccaacagcccgtcaattctctcctcccacaaagaagaatgcaaaacaatcattattcACATGAACAGcgcgtgagaactccagtagaaatatgcaaacattatcagaaggctaaggaactttaaaactttcaaaagagctataaaagaaaactcaacgctcttaaaaatcagggcaaccgtcccctcctgtcaggagttgtgcagagccacagggtccCTCCTGATCCcccctttcctccaggctgagcccctttccagctccctcagccccattccctgccctggacacccccagcccctgggcgAGGAGCCGTTTCTCCTGACAGCCTCTCCTCTGCTCCCCGACAGGACCGTGGGTGGCAGCGGCAGCAGAGGTGACCCCCAGGCCCCCGTCCGGCCTCCCCGTCCCCACAGGCATGCCttgtggggctgggcagcgccCATGGCTTTCCTGTCCAGGCTCTACAGGCCCAGCAGCAGGTCCCCGAGCCGCTCCCCGCGGGACGAGCGCGGGAGCCACCCCATCCTCAGCGTCTTCGAGCTGGAGCGGCTGCTGTACACGGGCAAGACGGCCTGCAACCACGCCGACGAGGTGTGGCCAGGCCTCTACCTGGGAGACCAGTAAGTGTGGCCAGCGACtcgggccggggccggcgcggTGGACGCGGAGACAGCGCAAAGCAACACGCTCCATTTTCACTCTCATTTTACTGTAGCGtgcattttctctctcattttacTGCAGCAtgcattttctctctcattttacTGCAGCGtgcattttctctctcattttacTGCAGCATGCATTTTCACTCTCATTTTTCTGCAGCATGCATTTTCACTCTCGTTTTATTGTAGcatttttatacattcttaccAAGCTCAGAAGTTTACACCTGACTCGCTGGTCACGAGAGACAAAGTGCTCGTTGGAACAGGCAGTTGTAGGtttctcctgtttctccttctttctttcttggtttctgtgtCGACCTTTCAGGGGTAAACGTGGATCCTCTGATCAACCTTGTCTCTGGCTCGCAGAAGtcgctgtaaaacctcttccactgGGGGAGAGTCCaggaaatggggagaaatggggagaTCTGGGATGGGGAGATGGCACCTTGTcactctgcagctccctgaagggtggctgtgctcagctggggctgggctcttcCTCCAGGCaccactgacagaaccagaggacacagccttaagctgcaccaagggaaattgaggttggatgttaggaaaaagttttttacagaaaggggGATAAAGTTCTGcaatggctgcccggggaggtggtggagtcaccatccccgggtgtgtttaaaacaagcctggatgtggcactgggtttGGTTTAGTGATTCAgtgattccgtgattctgtgattgagtgattctgtaattcagtgatttggggattctgtgattctgtgattgagtgattctgtaattcagtgattctatgattcagggatttggggattccatgattctgtgattcagggattcagggattctgtgattcagggattcagggactggaggattctgtgattctgtaattcagtGATTTTGTCATTCAGTGATTCAGGGATTCAGTGATTtggggattctgtgattctgtgattgagtgattctgtaattcagtgattctatgattcagggatttggggattccatgattctgtgattctgtgattcagtgattctgtgattcagggattcagggactggaggattctgtgattctgtaattcagtgattttgtgattcagtgattcagggattcagggattggaggattctgtgattctgtaattcaaTGATTTTTTGattcagggattcagggatttggggattctgtgattcagtgattctgtgattctgtgattcagggatttggggattcagtgattctgtaattctgtaattcAGTGATTcagagattctgtgattccgtgattctttggggcaggtgaggcagagcaggatgTGATGGGTGTGGAGCGTGGGGAcggaggaggaaggagctgagcaggaggtcccagctctgctgagctggggtGGGCAAGGTAGGCTGTCCATGAGCTGTGAGATCACCATAAAACCCGAGAATCTCAAAAATCCGCCAGGTTTTTAcatccagctctctcagccagAAACGTTTATCCAGGGCAGCCTTTCCACCGTGCTGGGACATTTCCAGCGCTCTGAGGtgtcccctctgctgtccctgcagagatTTGGCTGGGAcaaaggaggaaggaggtggcagagctgtgcagggagggtGTCCACGGAGCCAGGGCCGTGAGATTGCCATCAGACCCGAGAATCTCAAAAATCCGCCAGGTTTTTAcatccagctctctcagccgGAAACGTTTATCCAGGACAGCCTTTCCACCGTGCTGTGGGACACTTCTGGTGCTCTGAGGTGTCCCctgcctgctgtccctgcagagacATCGCGTCCAACCgccgggagctgctgcagctgcgcATCACCCACGTGCTGAACGCCTCGCACTGCCGCTGGCGCGGCGGCGCCGACTACTACGAGGGCACGGGCATCCGCTACCTGGGCATCGAGGCCCACGACTCGCCCTCGTTCGACATGAGCCCCTACTTCTACCCCGCCGCTGACTTCATCCACCAGGCCCTCAACGAAGGTCCCCGGGcaaggggctgggggaggagagggagaagggatggggggagctgggctggggagctggcGTGGTGGTCTGGTGGTGGTGATGGTTGTTAAGGATCCTGGGAAAGAGAGGTGTTTCCAGGCTGGGATGGTGTCCCCTCATGGGATCACCTCGATGGTGTCCCCTCATGGGATCACCTCGATGGTGTCCCCTGGATGGGATAACCCCAATGGTGTCCCCTCATGGGATCACCTCGATGGTGTCCCCTGGATGGGATAACCCCAATGGTGTCCCCTCATGGGATCACCTCAATGGTGTCCCCTGGATGGGATCACTTTGATGGTGTCTCCTCATGGGATCACCTCAATGATGTCCCCTCATGGGATAATCCCAATGGTGTCTCCTTGTGGGATCACCCCAATGGTGTCTCCTCATGGGATGACCCCAATGGTGTCTCCTCATGGGATAATCCCAGTGGTGTCCCCTCATGGGATCACCTCAGTGGTGTCTCCTCATAGGATAATCCCAATGGTGTCTCTTCATTGGATAATCCCAGTGGTGTCTCCTCATGGGATCACCTCAATCATGTCCCCTCATGGGATAATCCCAATGATGTCTCCTCATGGGATCACCTCAGTGGTGCCCCCTCATGGGATAATCCCAATGGTGTCCCCGCATGGGATCACCCCAATGTTGTCTTCTCATGGGATAATCCCAATGGTGATGGTGTCCCCTCACAGGATCACCCCAATGGTGGGTGTCCCCTCATGGGATAATCCCAATGGTGTCTCCTTGTGGGATCACCCTGATGATGTCTCCTCATGGGATCACCTCAATGTTGTCTTTTCATGGGATAATCCCAACGGTGTCTCCTCATGGGATAATCCTAATGGTGTCCCCTCATGGGATGACCCCAATGGCATCTCCTTGTGGGATCACCCCAATGGTGTCCCCACATGGGATGACCCCAATGGTATCTCCTTGTGGGATCACCCCAATGGTGTCCCCTCACGGGATGACCCCAGAGGCGTCCCCTGCATGGCATCACCTCCTCCCCAGAGGGAACAGGCTGCATGAGGGCGCTGGCCCACGGCTCCAGGGCACAGCCGGGTGCTCCGCAGGTTTTTTGGGCTGAAAATGTGGGATTTTCCTGGCTCTGCCGTGACGCAGCCGCCGTGTCCCCCCAGGGAGGATCCTCGTGCACTGTGCCGTCGGGGTCAGCAGGTCGGCCACCCTCGTCCTCGCCTACCTCATGATCCGCCACCACATGCCCCTGGTGGAAGCCATAAAGACGGTCAAGGACCACCGCGGGATCATCCCCAACCGCGGCTTCCTGCGCCAGCTGGTGGCCCTGGACAACGCCCTGCGGCTCAAGAGGAGCTCCTGAGGGGCTGGCACCGTGTGAGCTCTGCCTGTGGGCTCACCTGCAGCCCCCCCGCCCCAGCTCAGGGGGTCCCCCGTGGTCCAGCCCAGACCCTCCACGTGCAGTTGTGCCACCCAGGAGGCCTGGCCATGGCCTCCTTCCCAGCCCGCTCGCTCCCCGCCGCCTCCGGAGGGACTCGGCCCCACCTCACCggttgctccatccctgtggCCTCCAGGGAGCCTCCAAGGCTTTGTCGTCCCCCCTGGCATTTGTGTCCCTCGCTGCCAGGACAGCTCTGCGCGTCCCGTGTCGTGTGTCCCGTGTGTTTGTGGTGATGTCAGGTGTGGTGTGTGGGCTCAGGCCAGCTCCTGCCGCGCTGTTCGGCTGCTCTCCGCGCCTCGTGCCGCCCTGTGGAAATAAAGGCAGTGCTAAGGAACAGCCTGGACACGCCTCGTGTGCCCGGGCACGGCTCAGGCTGGCATCTGGCACAGGACTGGGGGACAGAGCGTCACCCGAGTGCCCGGGGTCAACAGGGACCCGAGTGCCCCCAAATTCTCAGTCCAGGGATCAAACCTGAGATCCCGCCCAAACCTGAGCCCTGCTCAGTGCCCAAACCTGAGATCCCGCCCAAACCTGAGCCCTGCTCAGTGCCCAAACCTGAGATCCTGCCCAAACCTGACATCCCAACCCAAACCTGAGCCCCCACTCAGTGCCCAAACCTGAGATCCCAGCCAAACCTGATCTCCTGCCCAAACCTGAGCCATGCTCAGTGCCCAAACCTGAGATCCTGCCCAAATGTGAGATCCCAGCCTAACCTGGGATCCCACTCAGTGCCCAAACCTGAGATCCTGCCCACAACTGAGATCCCAACCCAAACCTGAGCCCTGCTCAGTGCCCAAACCTGAGATCCCAACCCAAACCTGAGATCCCAACCCAAACCTGAGATCCCACTTAGGGCCTGTCCTGGGGTTCCCCACTCAGGACTAAGGGGGGCTTCTGGTGGGGAgtagggctgggctggcagtcccagtgtcacccagctgggctggcagtcccagtgtcccccagctgggctggcagtcccagtgtcccccagctgggctggcagtcccagtgtcacccaccTGAATTGGCAgtcccagtgtcacccaccTGAATTGGCagtcccagtgtcacccagcTGAATTGGcagtcccagtgtcccccagctgggctggcagtcccagtgtcacccaccTGAATTGGcagtcccagtgtcccccagctgggctggcagtcccagtgtcacccagcTGAATTGGCagtcccagtgtcacccagctgggctggcagtcccagtgtcacccagctgggctggcagtcccagtgtcacccaccTGAATTGGcagtcccagtgtcccccagctgggctggcagtcccagtgtcacccagcTGAATTGGCagtcccagtgtcacccagctgggctggcagtcccagtgtcacccaccTGAATTGGCAGTCCCAGGGTCCCCCACCTGAATTGGCAgtcccagtgtcacccaccTGAATTGGCagtcccagtgtcacccagctgggctggcagtccCTGTGTCACCCACCTGAATTGGCagtcccagtgtcacccagctgggctggcagtccCTGTGTCACCAGCACGAGGTGGCCGTGCCAGCGTCCCAAAGGCAGCTCCCAGTGGCCACCCCGGCTGTGACAATcgcccccaggagcagcagggctgagcccgGGAGGGTGCCAAGGCCGGGAAGGGGTGTCCTGGTGGCCCGGGTGGCCCCGGCCCTGCCGGCTGCCAGCCCGCATTGTCCTCCCGCTCCCGTTATAGCTCCATTCTTCCCGAGCTTCCGGAGAGCGCTGGGATCCTGGAaaaggggggacagggacctggGGCCGTGCTGGGATCCCGCAAaagggggggacagggacctggggctgttctgggaTCCTGGAAaagggggggacagggacctggggctgtgctgggatcccgcaaaaggggggacagggacctggggctgtgctgggatcctGGAAaagggggggacagggacctggggctgtgctgggatcctggaaaaggggggacagggacctggggccctgctgggatcctggaaaagggggggacagggacctggggctgtgctgggatcccgcaaaaggggggacagggacctggGGCCGTGCTGGGATCCCGCAaaaggggggacagggacctgggctgtgctgggatcctggaaaaggggggacagggacctggggctgtgctgggatcctgcaaaagggggggacagggacctggggctgttctgggaTCCTGGAAaagggggggacagggacctggggctgtgctgggatcctggaaaaggagggacagggacctggGGCCGTGCTGGGATCCCGCAaaaggggggacagggacctggGGCCCTGCTGGGATCCCGCAaaaggggggacagggacctggggccctgctgggacagctccGTGCCTTGGGACACACCAGACCCGGTGCCAGCACCCCACTGCCACCGCTGAGCTGACTGGTGTCCCCAAGCCTGGGCTGGGTGTCACagtcccagactggtttgggttggagggaccttaaaactcatcccatcccacccctgccatggcagggacacctcccaccatcccagggagCTCCTTGGACACTCCcggggatccaggggcaggcacagctctctgggaattccatcccagcccatccccaccCTCCCGGGGAGGAATTCCCTCCTGCCTTTAGCTCCGGTGCAACGCGGAGAGGAAAACCCTTCCAACAAGGAAATCTTTCGGAATATCTAACTTACGGTGTCCCAAACCTGACACCGAGAGCCCCGCGGAGCCCCGAGGAACCCCAAAGGGCTGCTGCGTGCCCGAGGCCGGGCCGGGTGCCACCTGGGCCAGGGGATGCCCCGGGACCGGGCTCTGAGCGCAGCCCGCCCGGGCAGGGACCCGCCGGGGGTgcggcgggccgggggcgggccgggggcggccccgggggggctgcggggccggggcggggttTTCGGGCTCGGCCATGGCCCGAAGGAGCAGCCGcggccccgcggagccgccCGATGCCCCCGTTCCAGTGGTGCCACGGTGAGCGCGGGGAGGGGCCggctgggtgggcagggggtgtcccctccctgctgcccggGAAGGGGGGCATTGGctgcggggggagcggggcatCCCCCGGGCATCCCCCGGGCATCCCCGGGCACCTCCGGCCATCCCCCGGGCATCCTCGGGCATCTCCAGACATCTCCGGCCATCCCGCGGGCACCTCCGGGCATCACCAGGCATCTCCTGGGCATCCCCCGGGCATCCCCCGGCCACCCCCGGCCACCTCCGGGCACCCCCGGGCACCTCCGGGCATCCCCCGGGCATCCCCAGGGCATCCCCGGGCACCTCCGGGCATCCCCCGGGCATCCTCGGGCATCTCCGGCCATCCCGCGGGCATCTCCGGGCATCTCCGGGCACCTCTGGGCATATCCTGGGCATCCCCCCGCCACCCCCGGCCACCCCCGGCCACCCCCGGGCACCTCCGGGCATTCCCGGCCACCCCCGGGCATCTCCGGGAATCCCCCGGGCATCCTCGGGCATCTCCGGGCATCCCCCGGGCATCCCCCTGGCATTCCCCGGGCATCCCCCGGGCACCTCCGGCCATCCCCGGGCGCTCCGTGCGGGGCGGGCGCTCCctccccgctcctccctccGCTCCTCGGGGTCCCTGGAGGCCCCGGTTGTGCCCCCGTTGTGCCCCCGGAGCCGCGCGTCCTGCCCGCTTCTCCGGGAGGAAGATCCCGGGGGAAAATGGACTGGCCGCGCTTTGGCTGCTggcaccaaaaccaaaaaaaaaacccaaaaacccgACCTCAAACCTTCTTTGGTGGCACAAACTCGTTTGTGGGACCCTCGGGGTCGCGCTGGCCGGGAGGAGCTGTCGGGAACGAGCAGCTGGGGTGAGGGGGGCTCGGTGCAGACCGGGACCGGGTTATTTTAGTGCCCGAGGAGCGCAggaattcccagccctgccccagcaacAAACGCTGGGCTGCTTGGATTTCTGGAAGGGTTTGCGGCCTTTGGAGCTAAATATAAAACAAGCGGCGGCTTCCTGTGCCCTGACACGTCCCTCGTGTGCCCTGGCGGCGTGGGGGACACTGAGGagtgtggggacactgggagtgtggggacactggtgtggggacactgggcagtgtgggggacactgggaatgtgGGGGTCACTGGGAATGTGGGGACACTggtgtggggacactggggagtGTGGGGACACTGGTGTGGGGACACTAGgactgtggggacactgggaatgtggggacactgggaatgtggggacattgggaatgTGGGGACATTGGGcagtgtggggacactgggaatgtggggacattgggaatgTGGGGACACTGGtgtgggggacactggggagtgtgggggacactgggaatgtggggacactgggaatgtgGGGACATTGGGCAGTGTGGGGACACTggtgtggggacactgggcagTGTGGGGACATTGGtgtgggggacactggggagtTTGGGGGACACTggtgtggggacactgggcagTTTGGGGACATTGGGCAGTGTGGGGGACACTggtgtggggacactgggcagtttggggacattgggcagtgtggggacactggtgtgggggacactgggcactgtggggacactgggaatgtggggacacagagcactgtggggacactggtgtggggacactgggcactgtggggacactggggagtgtggggacactgggcactgtggggacactgggcaTTTTGGGGGTCACTGGGCATTGTGGGGTCACTGGGaactgtggggacactgggcagcgtgggggacactgggaactGTGGGGACCCTGAGTGGAAACACATCAAAATGTGGGGTCTGAGGGGCCAAACTGGGCTTTACTGGGGCTCAGGGGGTTTGAGgaggggctgctgtggggttgTGGGGTTGAGGTCAGGCTGTGGGGTTTGGTGTGGGGGACGGGGCTGGGGTCACCCTGTTGGGCGGCTCAAGGCTCTGGGAAGGGGGTTTGGGTTAAACCTGtgcggggaggaggaggaagaggagggagaggaggaggaagaggtgcAAACCGCAGCCCTGATGGGCCAATCTCTACCtgggctccttctccttccacGAGGAGCTCTGGGCGTCGGCACGAGAAACGCTTTTGTGGCAAAACCGAATCTGCCCGCCGGGAGCATCCTTGGAGCAGGAGGCCCCTTTGCCAGATGCCCGCAGATCcctcttttcccacttttcagTGGAATACCGGCTCCAGCCCTCAGGGGTTCTGGTTCTGGAGCCAGACCGGGAGCCTGGAGCTGGTGGCAGGGCTTGTTCCGCCTGGGCACCCACCAGGTCCTCATTTCACCAGGGTTCAGCCTGGATTTGATCCCTTCCCCCTGAACTGAAACCACAGAGGGCTCTGGCAGGCAGGGGGGGGGTTTAATCAAAACCAGCCCAGCTCGGCAGGGacccctgctccagctcctggcagctcctcctcccctcccatgGCCTCTCCGGGAATTTCCCTGGAGCCTGGGAGATCCTCAGGGCCCATCCAGCAGGAACGGCCgagccctggctgagctgctaAAAGGGCCCTTGTGGGGTCAGGGATGGGATTTCTGCCCCACGGGACGGGGGCTgtaggaggagaggagaggggggtGGCtgggggtggtttttggggtcgTGAGCTGGGTTTTGAGCCCCCAGACAAGCCCAGAGGGAAGTGCTGGggctctccagcccctgccccaccACCAGGTGCTCCAGCATTACCTCATGTCTCGCTCAGTGGGGGTTTTTCAGAGCtgtgtatgttttgttttgtcccgtcttgttttgtggttttgtttcgttgttttttttttttttttggttttttcttttttg from Vidua macroura isolate BioBank_ID:100142 chromosome 28, ASM2450914v1, whole genome shotgun sequence includes these protein-coding regions:
- the DUSP26 gene encoding dual specificity protein phosphatase 26, yielding MAFLSRLYRPSSRSPSRSPRDERGSHPILSVFELERLLYTGKTACNHADEVWPGLYLGDQDIASNRRELLQLRITHVLNASHCRWRGGADYYEGTGIRYLGIEAHDSPSFDMSPYFYPAADFIHQALNEGRILVHCAVGVSRSATLVLAYLMIRHHMPLVEAIKTVKDHRGIIPNRGFLRQLVALDNALRLKRSS